A region of Macrobrachium nipponense isolate FS-2020 chromosome 7, ASM1510439v2, whole genome shotgun sequence DNA encodes the following proteins:
- the LOC135217443 gene encoding acyl-CoA Delta-9 desaturase-like, which yields MAPQAPDSAVKDDLLDDLTPQEQAELVERELKINLRGIISNLRNLDWSKVVWRNLIMFALLHIYSVYGLYLALFHAKWRTIFFSVVLYFMAALGITMGAHRLWSHRSFKARTPLRVVLALFQTIAFQNDIYEWARDHRVHHKYSETDADPHNARRGFFFSHMGWLMYRKHPDVIAKGKGLDLSDLENDPVVMLQRKYYLPAVVTACFVLPTAIPCIYWGEHVVTALMVAGFLRYTIVLHITWFVNSLAHWVGNKPYDKSIYPSQNSVVAYLALGEGWHNYHHVFPWDYRTAELGGLVNYNITCLVIDFCAKIGQAYDLRTVTPEMIGRRVTRTGDGTYASMTQKAK from the coding sequence ATGGCGCCACAAGCCCCAGATTCAGCTGTGAAAGATGATTTGCTTGACGATCTCACTCCCCAAGAGCAAGCAGAGCTTGTGGAAAGAGAGTTGAAAATTAACCTACGGGGTATCATCTCCAACCTGCGTAATCTGGACTGGTCGAAAGTTGTATGGAGAAACCTCATAATGTTTGCCCTgctacacatatattctgtttatGGGCTTTATTTGGCCCTTTTCCATGCAAAGTGGAGAACCATTTTCTTCAGTGTGGTTTTGTATTTCATGGCCGCCCTTGGCATTACTATGGGAGCCCACCGCCTTTGGTCACACCGTTCATTCAAGGCGCGCACACCCCTTCGCGTTGTTTTAGCCCTCTTTCAGACCATTGCCTTCCAGAATGACATCTACGAGTGGGCCCGAGACCACAGAGTTCATCATAAGTACAGCGAAACAGACGCTGACCCCCACAACGCACGTCGAGGATTCTTCTTCTCGCATATGGGATGGCTCATGTACCGTAAACACCCAGACGTCATTGCCAAGGGCAAAGGCCTCGACCTCTCCGATTTAGAAAACGATCCCGTCGTCATGCTGCAACGAAAATACTACCTGCCTGCTGTCGTCACTGCTTGCTTTGTGCTGCCAACTGCCATCCCCTGCATTTACTGGGGTGAGCATGTTGTGACCGCTCTCATGGTCGCCGGTTTCCTGAGGTATACGATAGTCTTGCACATCACCTGGTTTGTGAATTCCTTGGCTCACTGGGTTGGTAACAAACCCTACGACAAAAGCATTTACCCTTCACAAAACTCAGTTGTGGCCTATCTCGCCCTGGGCGAGGGATGGCATAATTACCATCACGTCTTTCCCTGGGATTATCGCACCGCCGAATTAGGTGGTCTCGTGAACTACAACATCACCTGCCTCGTCATCGACTTCTGCGCAAAAATTGGACAAGCTTACGACCTCAGGACTGTCACACCTGAGATGATTGGACGACGAGTCACTCGGACTGGCGACGGAACTTACGCTTCCATGACACAAAAAGCGAAGTGA